ACAGATTTAAAAGAGTATCATCAAACCTATTTCCGCCCGGATAACCTAGTTATTAGTGTCGCTGGGCGAATTTCACCGGAAGCCGCCGTACAGCAGATTGAACAAGTCTTTGGAGATTGGCAACCCCCCTCAACTCCCTTACCAACACTGACGTTACCCTTAATTACTCCTCAACCGTGCCACGTTGTCACCCCTCAGGAAACCCAACAATCGGTGGTAATGCTGGGGTATTTAGCCTCATCGGTTACTGATCCAGATTATGGGGCGCTAAAACTGCTGAATACCTATCTAGGGAATGGGCTTTCGAGTCGCTTATTTGTGGAATTGCGGGAAAAACGAGGGTTAGCGTATGATGTTTCGGCGTTTTACCCCACGCGCCAGTGTGATTCCCTATTTGTGACGTATATGGGAACCGCCCCAGAAAATACAGTAATCGCGATGGAGGGATTGCGGACAGAAGTAGAACGCCTTTGCAGCTTGAGGTTGAGTGAAGCGGAATTGCAAGCGGCTAAAAATAAACTTCTGGGTCAATATGCTTTAGGGAAACAAACCAATGCTCAACTTGCCCAGATTTATGGCTGGTATGAAACCCTAGGATTGGGCATTGAGTTTGATCTGAAGTTTCAGCAGCAGATTGCCCGAGTGACGCCAGAGATGGCACAAGCGGCGGCACAGCGTTTCTTTGGGGAACCTTATATTTCTTTAGTCGGTCCGACTGAAGCGATTAACCAGATTGTTTGAGATCTGATATTGAGATCCCCGACTTCGTAGGAGTTGTCGGGGATCGGTACTATTAATTCGATACATGTTTGAGGATAGTCAGAGGACCGACGTCTTTGAGACTCTGCATTTGCTGGGAATTGCGAACCAGCAGCGCCCCCGCAAAGCCAAGTGAATTGACGGAGATGGATTCAAACTCTTCTTGCGATCGCGGCACAAGCAGCATCCATTCTCGTGTGGCTAGCAGGTTGTAGGGGGCGGATTGTTTGATGCCCTCGTATGGCTTACCCACTGCTTCTAGAAGTCTGTGATAAGCGTCCAGAGTGGCTTTAGCGGCAATGTCTGGGGAGTCTATCCAACTGGGATCGAATCGGGTTAGGGCATGAACAAAGGGAAAACTGGGTATTGTACCTATTGAACCCTGGAAATTAGCCGATGCGATCGCGGGTTCGATGGGTAGCTTGGGTTTCTCTGGGGTGAGGGGTAAAGGAACAAGCTGTAAATGTTTGTGTCGCTGACTTGCACCCGCTATTTTGCCGCCGTTATAGAAGGCTAAACCATCAATTTCCGCTAAACCTGTCCACATTGCCTGAAAATCGGATAAGGTGAGCCAATTATCTTGATCTTCATACTCTCGTGTGACGATCAGGAGGTGATAATCAACCACATTGAACTTATTTAACAGACACAGGTGAGTATCGGAAATATCAGCCACGAATAAATCTTCCTCGTAAGGGAGAAAGGGGTTAAAGTCAGCTTTTTTCTTCTGCTGCTGCTTCTTGGCTTTGGCTTTGCGATCCAGGTTAGAGACAATCCGCACCAGAAAGCGAATCCCATCCTGTTCGACAAACTCATACTCAGTTGCGATGGGTTGCAGTGCGCCGCATTGGAGGGCGTGTTCGGTTGTCTTTTGAACCGTTGACCATAATGTACCCGGTTTTAGGGTGAGTGTTTTCGGTTCAGTGGGTTTTTCTTCGGGCATAGTCAATTGTTATATCAGTCGTATGCGAATCCAATCTAGACGATCTGATGAATTTTGCCCAGAAATCGAGCGTTTCACCATCACAAACTGTAATCAGTAATCAGCCATACTTTAGAGAGAGATCCCCGACTTGTTGAAGAAGTCGGGGATCTAAAAGTCGGAGATCTAGAAATCGGGGATCTGGTACATTAACTAATCGCCATAGGAGATTTGAGAATTGAGATTTCGGATTTGCTTACGAAAGGCTCGTAGGGCAGGACTTCTACCAATCGTGCTACTTTGGGTGAGAACGTCTGCTACGAGGTCTAAAATCGGTAGTCCTGGGAATGTGGGACTGGTAGAAACTGACTGATATTGTCCTGATTGTAAGGTATAAATCTTCAGTTCGCCGCGATCGCACAGCCAAAGTTCTGGCACTGCTAAGCTAATGTAACTCTCCATCTGAGTTTTCGAGGTGACATCCACTTCAATAGCCAGATCGGGCGGTGGATCAACTGATAAATCGATGCGCTCTTTACCCACCATGACTTGATGATTTTGGATGTAGAAGCATTCATCTGGTTCAATGCCGTAACCCATCTCTTGACGTTTGAAGGTGGTTGAACCAAAGCATTCACAGTCTATTTCTAATTCTTCTAATATAATTTTGACTAGATCACCAATAATCGATTTTTCTCGCTCATGTTTGGGTAGTGGCATCCGGATTTCTAATGTTTTCTGGCTGTAGGCAATTCGAGCGGTGCGTTTTTCACCCAACTCGTTCAAGATTTGTTCAAATTCTGACCAATCGACATCATGGATCAGCAATCGTTGACCGGGGGGTACGTCGAGTTGTCGGAGTTGAAGCGTGACCATGATGCAAAATCTAAACCTCTATCTTCTAGTTTAAGTAGTCGGGGTCGATTATTTGAACAGCCGTCAAGAAAATACCCAAGTATTTCTGCCGTACTGTTTAGGGAGCGATCGCGCTTATAATTCAGATCATGGGGAAGCAGTATCAGACCAATGAGCAACCATCCAGATTTTGACCAATACGACTATCACGTTCTTCAAGAGCTAAGACGCAACCGCGAAGCCGGACGCATTACTTACTTGGCACAAGCCCTCAATTTCAACCAAAATCCTATCGTTTCATTTATAATTATGCAACCTACTACTAATAACTTAATGGGAAAAGTTAAAACGACCCTAGTTATCACTAATCGTATTGATCAAGCTAATGCCGAAGATGGTCTGATTCCTGCTGATCGAGTGCGCTCTATCACCTTAACTAACGTTTTAGTCGATACGGGAGCCACAACCTTGTGTCTGTCTAAATCTATCATTAATCAGTTAGGATTAAAACTCCTTAAAGAAATTGATGTCGCCACAGCTACAGGAATTGGCAAAGCGAGAATCTTTCAAGATGCCAAAATCTCTCTGTGTGGACGGGAGGGAACATTTGAATGTTTGGAACTTCCAGGAGGAAGTGATCCCTTACTAGGCGTTATCCCACTAGAAGCATTGGGAATTGAACTGGATTTGAAAAATCAAACCTTAAAACTCTTACCCATTAGCCCCACTGAAACGTATTTTACTATCCTTTAAGTCGGGCTGGCTGTACAACTCCAATATTTTCTGCTTTTTATCTCAGCATAAAACCTAATTGCCACAAAATGCTTGCTAATGATTAATAATTGTTCTGCTCTATCATTCGAGCTTTTACTCATCACTGACAAAGCCGCTTGTCATCGGGCGGGTCGAACTGTAGAGCAAACTCTAACAAGTATCCTCAACGACATTAATTCTCGGTGTGTTGCTATACTTGTCCGTGATAAAAAAGCGACAATTTCAGAGATTGCTACTCTAATTAGTAACTTGAAGCCGTTAACTGACTCGACGGGTGTATTGTTGCTCGTACACAGTTATCCTCAATTAGCATTAGAATACAATCTGGCGGGAGTTCATCTATCATCAACGACAGCTATTGCACCTGTACGTCAACAACTTCCACCTGAGATGCTTATAGGAGTCTCGCGTCATGGAACCGACGCACTGGATCAGGATGATATTGGTTTGGCTAACTATGCTACGATTAGTCCAGTATACTCACCTTTGTCAAAACCAGATGATCAGCGCAACACATTGGGCTTACAGGGGTTGAGAGATAGCGTTAAGCGCAGTTATCGCCCATTAGTCGCCCTCGGTGGAATTGAACCAGGGCGAGTGAGTGACGCGATCGCACAAGGGGCAAAAGCCGTTGCTGTCATTGGTGCGGTGATGGGGGCAGAAAATCCTGCTAGTGTGGTTCAATTATTACTCGATAAGGATACTCATCGGGCGGCAAAATAAAGAGTTAGAGGATTGAATTTTTACAGACATTCCGCCGCAACGTATCTACGGATTTGAACCACTAACGGCTAGTTCCGAATCTTATTCAGATGATATATCCTAACTAAGTAACTCACCCTAACGGCTATGAAACCTCTACTCACCTCGCTGATCGTCGCTCCACTATTTACTCTCTTGAGTTCAGCCATTGCTCTAGCTGAAGTCCGCACTCAAGTGATTGAATACCAACAGGGTGATACTATACTCCAAGGCTTTCTGGCTTACGATGACGAGATTCAGGGAAAGCGCCCTGGCGTGATGGTGGTTCACGCTTGGAAAGGATTGGGAGATTACGAGAAGCAACGGGCAAAACAGCTTGCTGAATTAGGGTATGTGGCATTTGCCGCTGATATTTATGGTAAGGGAATTCGACCCAAAACTAATGAAGAAGCCAGAGAACAAGCGACGATTTATCGATCCAATCGCCAATTAATGCGCGATCGCGCCCAGGCTGGATTACAAGTGTTGCAACAATATCCGTTGACGGATGGAAATCAAGTTGCCGCGATCGGCTATTGTTTTGGGGGCGGTACAGTATTGGAATTAGCCCGCAGTGGTGCGCCAGTGGCTGGGGTTGTTAGCTTCCATGGTAATTTAGATACACCCAATCCCGCAGATGCTCAAGCGATTAAAGGTAGAGTGCTGGTGTTGCATGGTGCAGCCGATCCTTTAGTTCCTGATGAGCAAGTTGACGCTTTTAAACGGGAAATGAATTATGCCAATGTAGACTGGCAAATGGTTATGTATGGTAATGCTGTTCACAGCTTTAGTGATCCGAATGCGGGGAATGATCCTTCAACGGGAGTGGCTTACAATGAGAAGGCAGATAAGCGCTCTTGGGCGGCAATGAATCGGTTTTTTGCTGAATTATTTCGCTAGATTTTTCTTATGTCTTATGTCTTATGTCATTTGAACCGCCGGATATGATATCGCTGATCAAGATAACCTGACTGGATGAGAACATCCGCGATCGGTGCGTTTGTAGTAAGCGCTTTAGCGCTTATGGTACACTTCATGCAACTACGAACTTAGTGTAAGGAGGGTGCAGCGAATTAATCTGGTTGAAACTCGCTCGTTGCTGGTAACGTCAATGCTTCTGGAAAACATTGGCGTTGATCAAAGGATTGGTACTTTACACTATGCGTCGCATTTTTGGCATTCTACCTCTGGTATTTTTACTGCAAAGTCTTCCCGTTGTTGCCCAAGAGTCAACAACCCTTGACCCCGTTGAACAGGTTATCGCGGCTGGATGGATGACTCGCGATCGCGAGGGGGATTTTCAGGCACAACGAATCCTCAATCGGGCTGAATTAGCATCGATTTTAGTCAAAACCTTTGACTTAGAAAAACGAGTCTCCCAACCCGATGAACCTATTGCTGTTCTCGATGTGCCTACCTCTCACTGGGCATATCGCGATATTCAATTAGTCTGGCAAAATAATGTGATGACGGGTTACCGTCAGGGACGATTTTTTCCCAATCAACGGGTTACTCGCGCTGAAGCATTCTCTATTTTAGCTCAAGCCTATGGGGTGTTTCAGTTTCCAGAGGATACGGTGGCTGAACTGCTTTCGCGCTATCCCGATGCTGATCAAATACCAACTTGGGCAAGAAAGTCAATTGCCACGGCTCTGTATGAGGGGTTTGTTAATATCGATCCCCTGACTAATTCTATTGATCCTCTCGCCCCTATGACTCGTGGAGATATGGCTTATGCGTTGAGTAAATATCTGGAACGACAAGAAACCACTGCGCCGATTCCTTGGACGATTGAGGAACCTGCGCCTATGTAACAAAACGTCGCGGAAACACCTTTTGACCAAATGATTTGAGTATAGGGCGATCCGAGCCGATTGAACAGAGTCCAGTTGTTCATTTTGGCAAACGGATCGCCCTCCATTCCTCTATGATGGGAAAGATCCGGTTTGGTTGCAGGAATACTCTGAACCATGAACCATGAACAATGTACAATCTTTGTTATTGCTCAGCTATTTTTGAACCTAATTTAGGAGAAAGAGTTATCCCATGGATTCTCAACCCTCTAATGATAATATACACACTCATTTAGTTTCAGCCGTGGTTGAGGCTACACTCAACCAAGATCAACCCCGTCTTAATAAACTCCTGAAAACAGCGCTCTATGACATTCCTAGCGAACAACCGGAATCATTGCGAGCGCAAGTTGCCAGAAATTTCTTGATTCAAGTCGCTCAACGGTTAGAGGAATCCCTAGGAGCAAAGCATCATATTCTGGCTTGGTTTATGGTATATGTTGGGTTGGGAAACATACTACCAGAAGCAATTCAAGCGACGCAAATGGTTCTCAACGAAGGATTAAAACCGTTTGCCGATTTCTTTGTAGATCGTCAGGGGATTCATTTCTATAATCATGGCGATAAGGCGGACAATATTAATAAAATTCCGCCTCGCCTCTCTGAGTTTACCCAGATGACGGTGCGGATTTCTCAGGACGAAGTTCAACAGGTTATGGGGAAATTCAGTCTATCGGAAGAGAAAGCCCGACAAGTGGTCTTAAATTTGAAAATATTGGAGCAAAAAATGAATGTACAGTTTCAACAATTATTGACGGTTTTAGATTCTAATCAAGCTTTGCTGAATCAGGTAATGACATTGGATTTAAGTAAACCAGATAATCCCAATAGTTTTGGCATGTAACAATGATGCAGAAGGCATAAGAGTGTAAGCGTTCGGATATCTGCTCAATAAATACTGAATCAGGGGTTTAATCATGGGATGGAAGAGGCTTGGATGCACTACCTTGGTAAGTATTTTTGTTGGTGTCTCAGTTCCGTTGCGATTAAATTCAACTGAATTATTCTCCAAAACACCTCTGTTGGCGTTCTCAACTAATGCCCGTAAAGCCGAGGCGGAGCGATGGTTAAACCAAGGGATTGAACAGTTGCGTCAGCAGGAATTGGATGCGGCGATACAGTCTAGCCAGCAAGCATTAACCCTCTATCAGGATAGTCGCGATCGCGTGGGTATAGCCCAGTCTTTAAATTATCTGGGATGGGGACTATATCAAAACGGTCAATATCAAGCCGCTGAGCAAATGTTACGCCAAGGAATTCAGAGTTTGGCATCGGTATCACCGCATCCTAAAAGCCAGGATATCCAATCCCAACGATTAGAAACACAGGCAGCAATTTATCAGCTACTGCAAAAAGTATTAATTGCTCAGGGTAAAATTAAGGAAGCACTTTTAGTGTCTGAGCAGAGTCGGGTAAGGTGGGTGAGCGAATTAGTAAACAGGGGTGATCCTAACGGGTCAACAATTACGGCTGCTATGGCAGAACCAACCATTGAGCAGATTCAACAGATTGCCCAAGAGCGAAACGCCACTCTGATCGAATACTCGATTATTGATAATCCCTTGGCTGAGGCGAATCAATCTGAAGAACTCTTTATATGGGTGATTGAACCAACCGGAAAAATCACCTTTCGCCAGAGCAATCTTACTCAACTTGGGCAGAAAGAAAAAACTACCCTAACAGACTATGTAAGCAATATCCGTCAATCCCTCGCCGCTTCCCAGTGGGGTGTTGGTTTATCTCGGCGTAAAATACCACCGTTTAGGCAATTGTATCAGGTTTTAATTGAACCGATCGCGGATAAATTGCCCACTGATCCTAACGCTCATGTTATCTTCATTCCCCAACAATCTCTGTTGATGATTCCCTTCTCTCCTCTACAAGATGAGTTGGGTAATTATTTGCTGGAAAAACACACAATTTTAACCGCTCCAGCGATAATGGTATTGGATATTACCCGGCGAACTCGGGTGAATCGTCCCGACTCTGTGCAACAATGGTTAGTCGTGGGAAATCCTCACCCCATGCCTGGAGAGTTCTCGCCATTACCTGCTGCTGAACAAGAAGCTCAGGCGATTGCATCTTTAGTGAATACCCAAGCGATTACGGGAGAGGTAGCCACTAAAGCAGAGATTGTGCCGCAGATGCCCGCGTCACGAGTGATTCATCTCGCCACTCATGGTATATTTGATGAACAGCAAGGATGGGAAAGTGCGATCGCGTTAGCACCAACGCAGACGGATAATGGCTGGCTAACGGCAAGAGAAATCCTGGATTTAAACCTAAATGCTGAGTTAGTGGTTCTCAGCGCTTGTAATACGGGGCGAGGGAGTATTAGTGGGGATGGCTTGGCTAGCTTATCTAGTGCTTTGATTGCATCGGGGGCGTCTAGTGTGATTGTCTCTTTATGGTCAATTCCTGACTCACCAACCGCCTTCTTAATGCAGGAATTTTATGCCAATTTACAGCAAAATTCCGACAAAGCCCAAGCTTTACGAAAAGCGATGTTAACCACGATGGAAAAACATCCCGATCTCCGGGATTGGGCAGCATTTACGTTAATTGGTGAAAGCATTCCGTAGTAGCCAATCGCCCACAGACTAGAAGTCTGGGGCTATACAAACTAAGTCCGCCAGGTAAGGACTCAATTTAGCCTGCGGAGGCAGGCTTTGTTTGTGTAGCAGCGATTTCAATCGCCTCCTCTTGCTCCCAGCCGCCGCCTAATTCCGGTTCTCTACAAAGATTGCCAAAAGCCGTTTTTTCTGCAATCTTTTCTCCACGTCAGCATTAATGACGATAACTATGAGGCAGGATTTCAGCAACTGGTGAATTGGATGCGGGGGAAGTCAGGAAAGCCGCCACTTAAAGGTGAGACGACACCTGCACCTGTTCCGGCTTCACCCCCAGCCCAGGTGTCATCCGGCGTTGCACCGAGAATCTTGGCGTTTAAGCTGCTCAAATGCCTGCTTCCAGCTCAGTTTGATTCTGTCAGGGTTCGCGAAAGGAACTCTAGCGCAGCATTTGTCCAGATTCTTCGCTTCGCTCAGAATGACAAGATAGAACACTCAGCATGACAGAATAAGCTGCTCGGCATTTAAACCTTAATATTAGTCATAGCGAAATCCCTGTAGTGCGAGCATCTTGCTCGCTACCCATTCCCAATTTAAATGCATGACAAGATAGAACACCCAGAATGACAGCTTAGAACACCCAGAATGACAGCTTAGAACACCCAGAATGACAAGATAGAACACTCAGCATGACATGATAGAAGGTAAGTTGGTATCAGGTGGATAGGGTTGAATGGATGGTCGAGGCGAACTACTACAGCGTCTGAAAAGGCTGAATCAGGCTCAATTTGAAGAAGTGCTGTTCCGGTTGGGAATTGACCCGGCGATTATTCCCAGCCAGTTTGCTGAGCAATCGCTGCGAGCTATCCGAGTTATTCAACGGCTGGAGCAAGAGACAGAGGGATTTGAACGCCTCAATCAAACCCTGGCTGAATCGGCTATTTCCATCATTGGTGAGCAGTATATCGGCTACGAGATATAGCAACCGCCATAGCGGTTAGGACACATCATTTATGTAGAGACGCGCCATGGCGCGTCTCTACAATGGTGCCTTTGTCCTAATCAATGTGTCTACTGCTATAGAAGCTCAAGTTAAGGGAATTGTTCATGAGTATCTCCAGCAGCCCTTTGAAGGGCGAGAGGAGGAGCAGCGTCAGCTTGATGAGTTTGTGCAGAATAATTCCAAGGGGGTGCTGTTAGTAAGTAACCAGTGCGGCGGGTTGCTGAGGCGTTGGCGGTGATTGTGGGAGTGGAGGGATGAGAGATGGGGTTGTAGAGGTTTCTAGATATTTTCCCCCTCATCCCCTAACCCCTTCTCCCACCGTGGGGAGAAGGGGAATTGGAACAATTAATGATAAAAAATGTAGGTGACTACGCCTGCAATATAACACCTTTCTTGCTCCCCTCTATAGGCGCACGTCAGTTTAGGGCGCACGTCTGTGCGCCCCTACGGTTAACGCCTGACTAACTTCTTCGTCACCTTCCGCAACCGCACCGACTCGGGCGTGACTTCCACCAATTCTTCGGGTCCGATATATTCCAACGCCCGTTCCAAACTCATCTCGGCTGGCGCTTGCAATTGCACCAATTCATCCCCTGTGGCGGAACGATGGTTGGTTAACTGCTTAGTTTTACAAACATTCAAATCCAAATCTTGAGGACGGTTGTGTTCGCCGACAATCATCCCCTTATACACCCGCGTCCCTGGTGTAATAAAGAATACACCTCGGTCTTCGCCATTTTTCAAGGAATAGAATGTCGCTACCCCTTCCTCAAAAGCAATAATCACCCCATTGCGGCGGGTTTCCACATCACCGGAAATCGGACGATAATCCAAGAAACTGTGATTCATAATCCCATCCCCACGAGTCAGGCGCATGAATTCACCCCGGAAGCCAATTAAACCCCGTGCGGGAATCACAAATTCCAATTGAGTGCGACCATTACCACTAACGTGCATATTCTGCATTTCGCCCTTGCGCTGACCCAAGCGTTCAATACAGCCACCTACGGCTTCTTCGGGAATGTCTAGCGCCAAGACTTCGTAAGGTTCGCAGGGTTGACCTTTGACTTCCCGATAAATCACTTGTGGCTGAGACACCTGAAACTCGTACCCTTCCCGGCGCATGGTTTCAATCAGGATACCTAGGTGTAATTCCCCCCGCCCAGAAACTAAAAATTTATCTGGAGAATCGGTTTCATCCACACGCAGAGCCACATTCGTCTCTAATTCTCGCATTAAGCGATCGCGCAATTGTCGGGAAGTCACGTAATCCCCTTCCTGACCCGCAAACGGCGAATCGTTCACCGAGAATGTCATCTGCAATGTCGGTTCATCTACCTTAATTAACGGTAAGGCTTGGGGTTCATTGGGACAGGTAATCGTCTCGCCGATATTGGCATTAGCAAACCCCGCCACCGCGACAATATTTCCGGCGAAGGCTTCCTCTAAATCAACCCGCTGGAGTCCTTCAAACCCCATGAGTTTGCTAATTTTAGTCTTGACAATTTCCCCGCTTTCTGTAACTAAAACCGCTTGCTGACCCGCTTTAATTACGCCATTATGGATTTTGCCAATTACAATTCGACCCAGATAATCCGAATAATCCAGCGTCGTGACTTGCAATTGCAGAGGCTTGCTCACATCACCCACAGGCGGCGGAACATGGCGCAGGATGGATTCAAACAAGGGTTGCACATCCACGCCTTCGTCCTTTAAATCGGCTTTAGCGTACCCTTGTAACCCAGACGCAAACAGATAGGGAAACTCACACTGATCATCATCCGCCCCCAATTCAATAAACAAATCCAGGACTTTATCCACAGCACCGTAGGGATCAGCTTGAGGACGGTCAATTTTATTCACCACCACAATCGGGCGCAGTCCTTTTTCCAAGGCTTTTTTCAGGACGAACCGGGTTTGGGGCATCGGTCCTTCATTGGCATCCACAATCAGGATACAACCATCCACCATACCCAATACCCGTTCCACTTCCCCACCAAAATCGGCGTGACCGGGAGTATCGACGATATTGATTAAGATATCTTTATAGTGAACTGCTGTATTTTTAGACAGAATCGTAATTCCCCGCTCTCGCTCCAAATCATTGGAGTCCATAACGCAATCAGGAACCTCTTCCCCTTCACGGAAGATACCGGATTGTTTGAGCAGGGCGTCAACCAAGGTGGTTTTGCCGTGATCGACGTGGGCAATAATGGCAACGTTGCGAATCGGAAGAGTCATAAAGGCGTTAGGGAGTGATTTGAGAGAGATTGATTCTACTATAAGTTTCTTAATAATTGTAGCTTACTGAGAGGGGGAGCTAGGGGGCTAAGGTACAGGGTGGTAGGGGCGGGTTTTACGACTATCTTTTCGGTTGCACCCAGATGCGACGAAACCCGCCCCGATTCAGCGCAAGAGATTGTACTGTTCTGGGCGCACGTCTGTCATTGGTGTCAACTTAAGCTAAACCCCTCACCCCCAGCCCCTCTCCCACGCCGGGGAGAGGGGAGCAAGAAGGAAGAGATGTTCTAGATGTGATGCTAGAAGCTTCTTTATACCCCTTCTCCATCAAACAAAAGCGAAGCATCTTTTGTCATCCCCCCTGCCAAAAAAGCGAAGCATCCTCTGTCCTCCCCCCTCTTGTAGGCAGGGCTAATTCATTGTGATGAGAGAAAATTAGGGCGACCAGGACTATTCAGACAGCAAGACGACTCTGGGCTAGAAGAACACCATTAGAACACATAGTTACTTTACGCGATCGCTCTTTCCACTAGCACTCATCTAGGAGTAAGTCACCACAAAGGTTCTGGGGTTTGGCTCAAAGACGCGATCGCTCTTTCCACTAGCACTCATCTAGGAGCAAGTCACCACAAAGGTTCTGGGGTTTGGCTCAACAACGCGATCGCGAATTAACTAGCACTCGCTGAGGAACAAGTAACCATAAAGGTTCTAGGGTTTGGCTCAAAGACGCGATCGCTCTTTCCACTAGCACTCGCACAGGAGCAAGTAACCACAAAAGTTCTGGGGTTTGGCTCAAAGAGGCGATCGCTCTTTCCACTAGCACTCACCTAGGAGCAAGTAACCACAAAAGTTCTAGGATTTGGCTCAACAACGCGAGTCGGCACATTTCCTATTAGCTGAAAAATTTGTTCCAGGTTATGACTAATCAGCCGAATTCCGGTGGTTATAGATGAATAGCCATTGTAGCGCAAGATAGTTAATACTAAACTACGAATAATAGAAAAATTAGCGGGAGCGTTACCTTGTCGCATCCGAGAATTATCCTCATCTAACACCACGTCTTTAACCCAATGTAAACGATTCTCGATGCCCCAGTGACCCCGAATACCTTGGGCAAATTGTGCTGCATTGATAGTGAGACTGCTGATGTAGTATACTATTTGGTGATAGGGTACTGTACAGTTTTTTTTGGCAATGTAAGGAATCCAAAGTGAAAACAACTCCTTCTAGGTCTAAAGTAGCTAGGAGATTTTGCACAACAGCAATTTCACTCCCTTGTTTGTTGTGAAATTGTTGGAGAGCAATGGGAACTCCTTTTTGAGCGCTGAATACCGAAACTACATTAATAAAATCTTGATAAGCTTGGTCGTAATTGCTGACAGTAGCCTTAATACTTTTACCATCAACTCCTAACCAGTCTTGTTCTCCCTTAGTCAGGCTACTATATACCCAACTATTGAAAATTTTGGCTAAATCGGCAAAATCTATTCCCATCATCACCCGCCGAAAAGTGGAGTCAGAGGGAAAACGAGTTGGAGGCAATTGTAGACTTGTGACCAAGGCGTCATGATGCCGACGGCAAAAATCTTAAGCGGGCGCGATAACCTAAACAATCACTCAAGGTTCCCATAATCACCAGCAAAAGAAGTAACCACAAAGGATAACGTCGTCCTCTTTTAGCGCGAAAGTCTGGCACTTGGGTTAAGGCTTCCAGGAGATTGACCTTCATAGCAAGCAAATGACTCGATTAAACTCTGGTTGCAAGATTTAGTTTACCCTAAATCCTGGTCGCCCTAATTTTCTCTCATCACAATGAATTAGCCCTGCTCTTGTAGGGGGGAACGAGGGGGGTAGGGGGGAACGAGGGGAGTCCGGAGAAGGGGTTAGGGGATGAGGGTGAAAAGCTTGCCAGTCGTGCTTTTGGCGCTTAAGTTGATACCAATGCACGTCGGTGCGCCCCTACGGTTTGGCTGATTGAGAATGGTGCAACAGATGAGATATATCCGGCTTTGTTTCAGAAGTCGAATGATTCTCTCTCCTTTATCTGATAGCGATGGTGAAAACCCCCGCGTTTTAACCGGGGGATGAAACCGAGGGAGGCGTCCAGCATAGCCGCTTTAGCTGCGAGTCTTGACAAACGTCCGGACGATAATTAACTAATAGCGTACAATAGGGTAAGGAGGTGATTAATGTGTTTAATC
This is a stretch of genomic DNA from Coleofasciculus chthonoplastes PCC 7420. It encodes these proteins:
- a CDS encoding M16 family metallopeptidase; translation: MPSSLTASPQQSIIHRTVLDNGIVVIAIENSAADIIASRLFFRTGSQREPRDKAGLTHLLAAVLTKGTQDLTSIEIAERVESVGAQLNTDAATDYFLLSLKTVSSDWLDMLKLAGQILRSPSFPETEVELERYLTIQDIRSQKEQPFSVAFEQLRQALYQDHPYAVSVLGTEATVSELLPTDLKEYHQTYFRPDNLVISVAGRISPEAAVQQIEQVFGDWQPPSTPLPTLTLPLITPQPCHVVTPQETQQSVVMLGYLASSVTDPDYGALKLLNTYLGNGLSSRLFVELREKRGLAYDVSAFYPTRQCDSLFVTYMGTAPENTVIAMEGLRTEVERLCSLRLSEAELQAAKNKLLGQYALGKQTNAQLAQIYGWYETLGLGIEFDLKFQQQIARVTPEMAQAAAQRFFGEPYISLVGPTEAINQIV
- a CDS encoding ATP adenylyltransferase family protein; translated protein: MPEEKPTEPKTLTLKPGTLWSTVQKTTEHALQCGALQPIATEYEFVEQDGIRFLVRIVSNLDRKAKAKKQQQKKKADFNPFLPYEEDLFVADISDTHLCLLNKFNVVDYHLLIVTREYEDQDNWLTLSDFQAMWTGLAEIDGLAFYNGGKIAGASQRHKHLQLVPLPLTPEKPKLPIEPAIASANFQGSIGTIPSFPFVHALTRFDPSWIDSPDIAAKATLDAYHRLLEAVGKPYEGIKQSAPYNLLATREWMLLVPRSQEEFESISVNSLGFAGALLVRNSQQMQSLKDVGPLTILKHVSN
- a CDS encoding Uma2 family endonuclease, whose product is MVTLQLRQLDVPPGQRLLIHDVDWSEFEQILNELGEKRTARIAYSQKTLEIRMPLPKHEREKSIIGDLVKIILEELEIDCECFGSTTFKRQEMGYGIEPDECFYIQNHQVMVGKERIDLSVDPPPDLAIEVDVTSKTQMESYISLAVPELWLCDRGELKIYTLQSGQYQSVSTSPTFPGLPILDLVADVLTQSSTIGRSPALRAFRKQIRNLNSQISYGD
- a CDS encoding retroviral-like aspartic protease family protein, with translation MQPTTNNLMGKVKTTLVITNRIDQANAEDGLIPADRVRSITLTNVLVDTGATTLCLSKSIINQLGLKLLKEIDVATATGIGKARIFQDAKISLCGREGTFECLELPGGSDPLLGVIPLEALGIELDLKNQTLKLLPISPTETYFTIL
- a CDS encoding thiamine phosphate synthase, whose product is MINNCSALSFELLLITDKAACHRAGRTVEQTLTSILNDINSRCVAILVRDKKATISEIATLISNLKPLTDSTGVLLLVHSYPQLALEYNLAGVHLSSTTAIAPVRQQLPPEMLIGVSRHGTDALDQDDIGLANYATISPVYSPLSKPDDQRNTLGLQGLRDSVKRSYRPLVALGGIEPGRVSDAIAQGAKAVAVIGAVMGAENPASVVQLLLDKDTHRAAK
- a CDS encoding dienelactone hydrolase family protein, giving the protein MKPLLTSLIVAPLFTLLSSAIALAEVRTQVIEYQQGDTILQGFLAYDDEIQGKRPGVMVVHAWKGLGDYEKQRAKQLAELGYVAFAADIYGKGIRPKTNEEAREQATIYRSNRQLMRDRAQAGLQVLQQYPLTDGNQVAAIGYCFGGGTVLELARSGAPVAGVVSFHGNLDTPNPADAQAIKGRVLVLHGAADPLVPDEQVDAFKREMNYANVDWQMVMYGNAVHSFSDPNAGNDPSTGVAYNEKADKRSWAAMNRFFAELFR
- a CDS encoding S-layer homology domain-containing protein; translation: MRRIFGILPLVFLLQSLPVVAQESTTLDPVEQVIAAGWMTRDREGDFQAQRILNRAELASILVKTFDLEKRVSQPDEPIAVLDVPTSHWAYRDIQLVWQNNVMTGYRQGRFFPNQRVTRAEAFSILAQAYGVFQFPEDTVAELLSRYPDADQIPTWARKSIATALYEGFVNIDPLTNSIDPLAPMTRGDMAYALSKYLERQETTAPIPWTIEEPAPM